The following are encoded in a window of Aerococcus sanguinicola genomic DNA:
- a CDS encoding major tail protein, with product MADKNKVQFGLENVHYASVSFNDETGQATYGKVKSWPGAVELSLEPNGDPTEFNADNTIYYYNQNNQGYEGSLETAKIPDDFRIEHLGEVKNTDGTIAEFGTSQSQPFALMFEFSGDANQNRHLLYYCSASRSKIGSKTKSDGEPNTETLEFKCAARPGDKLVKIRASSDLSMYEDFFKKVYEPVKTSDPLSR from the coding sequence ATGGCAGATAAGAATAAGGTCCAATTTGGGCTAGAGAATGTACACTATGCGTCAGTATCGTTCAATGATGAAACCGGTCAAGCGACTTATGGAAAAGTCAAGAGTTGGCCAGGGGCGGTAGAACTATCGCTTGAACCAAACGGCGATCCTACAGAATTTAATGCAGATAACACTATTTATTACTACAATCAAAATAACCAAGGTTATGAAGGGTCTTTAGAAACAGCAAAAATTCCAGATGATTTTCGGATTGAACATTTAGGAGAGGTCAAGAATACTGATGGGACGATTGCTGAATTTGGAACTTCTCAATCCCAACCTTTTGCACTAATGTTTGAATTTAGCGGTGATGCCAATCAGAATCGTCACTTACTTTATTATTGCAGCGCTAGCCGGTCTAAGATTGGCTCCAAGACAAAATCAGATGGTGAACCTAATACAGAGACACTTGAATTTAAATGCGCTGCACGGCCGGGAGATAAGCTTGTTAAGATTCGAGCTTCTTCAGATTTAAGCATGTATGAAGATTTCTTCAAAAAAGTTTATGAACCTGTCAAAACATCGGATCCATTATCACGTTAG
- a CDS encoding HK97 gp10 family phage protein, whose amino-acid sequence MSIKIDELSKKLADEVATYTNDVVEGIQKDQKEIAKETAKKLRAASPKRTGKYRKSWGTKKEGLNTYVRNRKHYRLTHLLEKGHRTRNRKRQAPAYPHIGPIEKEAISKFEKAVEKRVKKG is encoded by the coding sequence GTGTCAATTAAAATTGATGAACTATCTAAAAAGTTAGCGGATGAAGTGGCTACTTATACAAATGATGTTGTAGAAGGGATTCAGAAGGATCAAAAAGAAATCGCTAAGGAAACAGCGAAAAAGTTGAGAGCAGCAAGTCCTAAAAGAACTGGGAAGTATCGGAAGTCGTGGGGAACGAAAAAAGAAGGCTTAAATACTTATGTACGTAACAGGAAGCACTACCGACTAACCCATTTACTAGAAAAAGGGCATCGCACGAGGAATAGAAAACGTCAAGCCCCAGCTTATCCTCATATTGGTCCAATTGAAAAAGAAGCCATTAGTAAGTTTGAAAAAGCAGTTGAGAAAAGAGTGAAAAAAGGATGA
- a CDS encoding phage head closure protein produces the protein MWNDEVILIKSIRYMDKTKNHRYKDKETRVLCKTSSISSSEFYRAAEQGFNPEINIVVHSYEYDGERRVRYKDVVYKVIRSYRASFEETELVCEVAKGVN, from the coding sequence ATGTGGAATGATGAAGTAATTTTAATCAAGTCAATTCGCTATATGGACAAGACGAAAAACCATCGCTACAAAGATAAAGAAACTAGAGTATTATGCAAAACCAGTTCAATATCTTCTTCCGAGTTCTATCGTGCAGCAGAGCAGGGCTTTAATCCTGAAATTAATATTGTTGTGCACAGTTACGAATACGATGGGGAACGGCGTGTACGTTATAAAGATGTGGTTTATAAGGTTATTAGAAGCTATCGAGCTTCTTTTGAAGAAACAGAACTTGTCTGTGAGGTGGCTAAAGGTGTCAATTAA
- a CDS encoding phage major capsid protein, translated as MNPIILANRIKLKRDALTPLSQELNDLLDKREQLLKAADEAESEKDLDDIQKTADDLKAEIEDKKEEKSKLEDEINNLEDQLKEINDKAPDTLKDGQKEGARAMTTPTKETREAINAYVHTQGETRDFTSVDGGALIPEELLSPKVVETEATDLSKYVNRVSVNSGGGKYPVIKHTDNKMTSVEELANNPKLANPTIQNVTYDVSTYRGYIPISQEVIDDANYDVTGLIANEINGQALNTKNHYIAEAMKAATKKAVKGPDGLKTLVNTGIKRIYDVKYYISASLYNALDLLKDKNGRYLLQDDITVESGKRLFGKEVIVLDDTLIGKKDGDKVGFVGDLNKAITLFDRKQASVKWVDHDIYGQLLAGYLRFDVKPTDTDAGVYVTYTDEAQA; from the coding sequence ATGAACCCAATTATTTTAGCGAATCGCATTAAGTTAAAACGTGATGCTTTAACCCCTTTGAGCCAAGAGTTGAACGACCTATTGGATAAGCGGGAGCAACTGTTAAAAGCAGCTGATGAAGCAGAAAGCGAAAAAGATCTAGATGATATTCAGAAAACTGCGGATGATTTAAAAGCAGAAATTGAAGATAAAAAAGAAGAAAAGTCTAAATTAGAGGATGAAATCAATAATTTAGAAGATCAACTAAAAGAAATTAATGATAAAGCACCAGATACTTTAAAAGATGGTCAAAAAGAAGGAGCACGAGCTATGACAACGCCAACTAAAGAAACCCGAGAAGCCATTAATGCTTATGTTCATACACAAGGAGAAACGCGTGATTTCACTAGTGTAGATGGCGGAGCACTAATCCCTGAGGAGTTACTTTCTCCCAAAGTAGTTGAAACTGAAGCTACCGATTTAAGTAAATATGTTAATCGCGTATCTGTTAATTCAGGTGGAGGTAAGTATCCTGTAATTAAACATACCGATAATAAAATGACTTCTGTTGAAGAACTAGCTAACAACCCTAAATTAGCAAATCCAACGATTCAAAATGTAACTTATGATGTCAGCACATATCGTGGTTATATTCCAATCTCTCAAGAAGTGATTGATGACGCTAACTATGATGTGACAGGATTGATTGCTAATGAGATTAATGGCCAAGCATTGAATACTAAGAACCACTATATTGCTGAAGCGATGAAAGCTGCAACCAAGAAGGCTGTAAAAGGTCCCGATGGCTTAAAGACATTAGTTAATACAGGCATCAAACGTATTTATGATGTGAAATATTACATCTCAGCTTCTCTTTACAATGCACTGGACTTATTGAAGGATAAGAACGGACGTTACTTACTGCAAGATGATATTACAGTGGAATCAGGTAAGCGCCTGTTTGGTAAAGAAGTCATTGTTTTAGATGACACCTTAATCGGTAAAAAAGACGGGGATAAAGTTGGCTTTGTAGGTGATTTAAATAAAGCCATTACACTCTTTGACCGTAAACAAGCTTCAGTTAAATGGGTGGATCATGACATTTACGGTCAATTGCTAGCAGGTTATCTGCGCTTTGACGTTAAACCCACTGATACGGATGCAGGCGTGTATGTGACTTACACAGACGAAGCACAAGCTTAA
- a CDS encoding HK97 family phage prohead protease: MSKKEFRAGYFPGQFRAVEDNENLQLSGYFIRYNEPTELSPDYIELVTRDAINRSLKEIDIRCLFNHNTGQVLGRCGNGTLTLKSDDKGLWGTVTINRADSEAIAVYERVKRGDINGCSFGFYPVSTEYTDREDGKVEARLTDIDLFEVSIVTFPAYPQTEIKARNQDLADYKSELLEAKKLKIKETLNYEPNYFSESH; encoded by the coding sequence ATGTCTAAGAAAGAATTTCGAGCTGGATATTTTCCTGGTCAATTTCGTGCTGTAGAAGATAATGAAAATCTACAACTTAGTGGATATTTTATCCGGTATAACGAACCTACAGAACTTAGTCCCGATTATATCGAATTAGTAACTCGTGATGCCATTAATCGAAGTTTAAAGGAAATAGATATTCGGTGCCTATTTAACCACAATACTGGTCAAGTCCTTGGTCGGTGTGGAAATGGGACTCTAACGCTTAAGTCAGATGATAAAGGCTTATGGGGTACTGTGACAATTAACCGTGCAGACAGCGAAGCTATAGCGGTGTATGAGCGCGTAAAGCGTGGAGATATCAATGGCTGCAGCTTTGGATTTTATCCCGTAAGCACTGAATATACAGACCGTGAAGATGGGAAAGTTGAGGCGAGGTTAACGGATATTGACCTGTTTGAAGTTTCAATTGTAACCTTCCCAGCCTATCCTCAAACAGAAATTAAAGCACGTAATCAAGATCTTGCTGATTACAAATCTGAATTATTAGAAGCTAAGAAGTTAAAAATAAAGGAGACTTTAAATTATGAACCCAATTATTTTAGCGAATCGCATTAA
- a CDS encoding phage portal protein, whose translation MGLLDRWRPRKRVENRKAVVALSNAGYFDDIAGYIKLRDNPEVRIAIDKIADLVSSMTIHLVENTSEGDRRIQNELSRKIDINPCKHMTRKTWIYRIVQDLLLDGEGNALVHISVDPKTLLIKDLTPLDMSQVSFYTKDNELLIQYGDKQFYDASQLIHFMINPNRYDGWTGTGYRITLKSLVNNLEQANKTKNHFMVGEYMPNLIVKVDALSEELASEQGREQVKKKYLKSSKSGEPWVIPAELLDVEKITPLTLNDIAINDSVELDKKTVAGLLGVPAFFLGVGEFDRDEYNNFINTRIMSIAQIIAQTLTRDLLVSPNWYFKLNPRSLYAYGIDMLVEAGGQMVRMNAMRRNELRDWVGLDPDPEMEELIVLENYLPQDQLGNQKKLKGGEDL comes from the coding sequence GTGGGACTATTAGATAGGTGGAGACCTAGAAAGCGTGTAGAAAATAGAAAAGCTGTAGTAGCATTATCCAACGCTGGGTACTTCGATGACATTGCCGGATACATTAAGTTGCGTGACAATCCTGAGGTGCGAATTGCCATTGATAAAATTGCAGACCTGGTGTCTAGCATGACCATTCATCTAGTTGAGAATACTTCAGAAGGTGACAGGCGTATTCAAAATGAATTATCTAGAAAGATCGATATTAATCCTTGTAAGCATATGACACGCAAGACATGGATTTACCGCATTGTCCAAGACTTGCTGCTTGATGGGGAGGGGAATGCCTTAGTACACATTAGTGTTGATCCTAAGACTTTACTGATTAAGGATTTAACGCCACTAGATATGTCTCAAGTCAGCTTTTATACGAAAGATAATGAGTTGCTAATCCAATATGGAGATAAGCAATTTTATGACGCTAGTCAGTTGATTCATTTTATGATTAATCCAAACCGTTACGATGGATGGACTGGTACAGGATATCGCATTACTTTAAAAAGTCTAGTAAACAACCTGGAGCAGGCAAATAAAACTAAAAACCATTTTATGGTTGGGGAGTATATGCCAAATCTAATCGTAAAGGTTGATGCCTTGAGTGAAGAGTTAGCTTCAGAACAAGGTAGAGAGCAAGTTAAGAAAAAATATTTAAAAAGTTCAAAATCAGGTGAACCATGGGTAATTCCTGCAGAGTTGCTTGATGTAGAAAAGATCACACCGCTGACTCTAAATGATATTGCGATTAACGACTCAGTAGAATTAGATAAAAAGACTGTTGCAGGACTTCTTGGAGTTCCTGCTTTTTTCTTAGGTGTAGGTGAGTTTGATCGTGATGAATACAACAATTTCATTAATACACGGATCATGTCAATTGCACAGATTATCGCTCAGACCTTAACGCGTGATTTATTAGTTTCGCCAAATTGGTACTTTAAGTTAAATCCGAGAAGCTTATACGCTTATGGAATAGACATGTTAGTTGAAGCTGGGGGACAAATGGTCCGAATGAATGCGATGCGCCGTAATGAACTGCGCGACTGGGTAGGCTTAGATCCTGACCCAGAAATGGAAGAACTGATTGTTTTAGAGAATTACCTTCCTCAAGATCAATTAGGTAATCAAAAGAAATTGAAAGGTGGTGAGGACCTCTAA